One window of the Populus nigra chromosome 4, ddPopNigr1.1, whole genome shotgun sequence genome contains the following:
- the LOC133692059 gene encoding probable xyloglucan glycosyltransferase 12, with amino-acid sequence MAPSFDWWAKDSHKGTPVVVKMENPNWSMVELEGPSEEDFLITDSPSRLGRDKSRNKNAKQLTWVLLLKAHKAAGCLTSIATTMVSLGSAIKRRIHSGRTDTETTDIDRENENPTVKTRFYTSIKIFLWMSVLLLGFEIAAYFKGWHFGAPHLQLQYLLATPFGFKDIFDSLYSRWVLFRVEYLAPPLQFLANACIVLFLIQSIDRLVLCLGCFWIRFKNIKPIPKQDAVADLESGENGFFPMVLVQIPMCNEKEVYQQSIAAVCNLDWPKSKFLIQILDDSDDPTTQLLIKEEVHKWQQEGARILYRHRVIRDGYKAGNLKSAMNCSYVKDYEYVAIFDADFQPTPDFLKRTVPHFKDNEEIGLVQARWSFVNKDENLLTRLQNINLAFHFEVEQQVNGTFINFFGFNGTAGVWRIKALEESGGWLERTTVEDMDIAVRAHLHGWKFIFLNDVECQCELPESYEAYRKQQHRWHSGPMQLFRLCLPDIIRSKISIWKKFNMIFLFFLLRKLILPFYSFTLFCIILPMTMFIPEAELPAWVVCYIPATMSFLNILPAPKSFPFIVPYLLFENTMSVTKFNAMISGLFQLGSAYEWVVTKKSGRSSEGDLVSLVQKETKHQRGSSEPNLDELKEEIMQQDQKAKKKRKHNRIYMKELALAFLLLTASARSLLSAQGIHFYFLLFQGISFLLVGLDLIGEQVQ; translated from the exons ATGGCACCCTCGTTTGACTGGTGGGCAAAGGACAGCCATAAAGGAACACCGGTGGTAGTCAAAATGGAGAACCCAAACTGGTCAATGGTGGAGCTGGAAGGTCCGTCAGAGGAAGATTTCTTGATCACTGACTCACCGAGTCGACTCGGCCGAGACAAATCACGTAACAAAAACGCTAAACAACTCACATGGGTTCTTCTCTTAAAAGCCCACAAAGCTGCCGGTTGCTTGACCTCCATTGCCACCACAATGGTCTCTCTCGGCTCCGCCATCAAGCGCCGCATCCACTCAGGCCGCACCGACACCGAAACCACAGACATCGACCGGGAGAATGAGAACCCGACTGTGAAAACAAGATTCTATACTTCCATCAAGATTTTTCTGTGGATGTCAGTTTTGCTATTAGGTTTTGAAATTGCTGCTTATTTTAAAGGTTGGCATTTTGGAGCTCCACATCTCCAATTGCAGTACTTATTAGCGACACCGTTTGGGTTTAAAGATATCTTTGATTCCTTGTATTCACGGTGGGTCTTATTTCGTGTGGAGTATCTCGCTCCTCCATTGCAATTTCTAGCCAATGCGTGTATTGTGCTCTTCCTTATCCAGAGTATTGATAGGCTTGTCCTTTGTTTGGGTTGTTTCTGGATCCGGTTTAAGAATATTAAACCAATCCCCAAACAAGACGCTGTTGCTGATCTTGAATCTGGTGAAAATGGCTTCTTTCCTATGGTTCTTGTCCAGATTCCCATGTGCAATGAGAAAGAG GTTTATCAACAATCAATAGCTGCTGTGTGTAATTTAGACTGGCCAAAATCGAAGTTTTTAATACAAATTTTAGATGATTCTGATGATCCAACTACGCAATTGTTGATCAAAGAGGAAGTTCATAAATGGCAGCAAGAGGGTGCCCGCATTTTGTATAGGCATCGTGTAATTAGAGATGGGTATAAAGCTGGCAATCTTAAGTCTGCTATGAATTGTAGCTATGTCAAAGACTATGAGTATGTTGCTATTTTCGATGCCGACTTTCAGCCAACCCCTGACTTCCTCAAAAGAACAGTTCCTCACTTTAAG GATAATGAGGAGATCGGGCTTGTTCAGGCAAGATGGTCTTTTGTGAACAAGGATGAGAACTTGTTGACTAGGTTGCAGAACATTAATTTAGCGTTTCATTTTGAAGTAGAACAGCAAGTGAATGGAACTTTCATTAACTTTTTTGGATTCAATGGAACTGCTGGTGTGTGGAGGATAAAAGCTTTGGAGGAGTCCGGTGGCTGGTTGGAGAGGACTACTGTCGAGGACATGGACATTGCTGTTCGTGCCCATCTTCATGGCTGGAAGTTCATTTTCCTCAATGATGTTGAG TGTCAGTGTGAATTGCCTGAATCATATGAAGCATATAGAAAGCAACAACACAGATGGCATTCTGGACCCATGCAGCTATTTAGACTCTGCTTACCTGATATTATTCGATCCAAG ATTAGCATATGGAAGAAATTcaacatgatttttcttttctttctgctCAGAAAGCTGATCCTACCATTTTATTCTTTCACACTCTTCTGCATAATTCTCCCCATGACGATGTTTATACCAGAGGCTGAGCTCCCAGCATGGGTTGTGTGCTACATTCCAGCTACCATGTCATTTCTCAACATTCTCCCAGCTCCCAAATCCTTCCCATTCATTGTCCCCTATCTTCTGTTTGAAAACACCATGTCAGTGACCAAGTTCAATGCTATGATCTCCGGGCTTTTCCAGCTTGGAAGTGCCTATGAATGGGTTGTTACTAAGAAGTCTGGCCGATCTTCTGAGGGTGATCTTGTTTCCTTGGTTCAGAAAGAAACGAAGCATCAAAGGGGTTCTTCTGAGCCAAATCTTGATGAATTGAAGGAAGAAATTATGCAACAAGATCAAAAGgctaagaagaaaaggaagcatAATAGAATATATATGAAAGAGTTGGCTCTAGCTTTCCTTCTTTTAACAGCTTCAGCAAGGAGCCTTCTGTCTGCTCAGGGGATCCATTTCTACTTCTTGCTATTTCAAGGGATATCATTCCTGCTTGTCGGTCTAGATTTGATAGGAGAGCAGGTTCAGTGA